TTTGGTCTGTCTCTTCTTTCTGGCGACTGTAGAAACACAAGGGAAGCGATGGTTTAAACCTGATGGGGGGGCACCCGATGGTAAAAAGGACAATATTTAAAAAGGTGCACGTTGGTCCAACCTGCGGGAATATTGGTGTCAAACACAGTTCCATCCTCCAGGGAGCCAGTATACCAGCAACCCACAGTGTCGCCCTTCTTTGGGAAGTTGGTCTTGTCGCCCTTCTTCAGTACCGATTTGAAGTACTTCTTCGGACCCTGAGAAAAGCAACGCAAGTTCAGAatcgttgttttttttgtgtgtgcacgtaaaTCAAACATGAAAAACGTTTCCATCTTCGCCATCCTGCACCATTACCTCATCTACCACCTCCACTTTCACGTCTTTGGGCTTGTCTTCAATTGTCACCTCTCTGATATGCTCGGTCACTTCTTTTATCGGATCTGTGCCAATAAATTtctacaacacacagacagcacaacacacacacacacacccccacacacattgTTTACATAAGGCTGTCAACCATATCAGTGTACATCATCCCCAGTGATGCGGTGGATACTCACTTTAGTCTCGAACAGCTGGTTGTAAGCGATGATCAGTTGCTCTTTCTTGGCAGTTTTGGAGACACTTTTGATGTTGCCTAGCAGCTTGTGCTCATTAAGGaactggaaaaaagaaaaacatctcgAACGTAAATGACGTTGGCTAAATTGACCGATGACgttttttaataagaaataatGTTAAACAGTGAAAGCAGCGGTCTCTACTAGTGGTCAGATGAATAACTGTTTACAAAAACACCGATATAACTATTTAGTAGAACATGTGTTGTCGTGTTTTTAGCCTTGCGGGAAGCTAAAACCACTGCAGCTTTCCTGATGTGGCTCTGCTGCAGCTAACCACGCTGCATGCTGCGCTTCTCATTGAGGTTTAGAAACTTAAACCTGGACACATTAGGATCGAGATCACGCACGGAAAAGAGGGGCGACCATACCGAGTGTGCTGCATTGTCCTGGATGAATTTGATTATGTCTTTTTTGGGGAAATCGTCATTTTTGAGCTGTTCATCGGTCCACTCCCGTGCTGGTTCGGCCGCCATCTTGAAAGGCGAACTGTTCAACTTTGACCCCCAGTGGCGCATTACAGTCACTGCAACACTTCCGTATTTTATTTCCAGAGTAcgcatgttttattatttttataatttgtattatattattgaCTGCCACAGTTTAGCTCATGAAATGGAAGGTGACTTTAATTAGGACttgacaagagaaaaaaaattaaagtaaacaaatagataaatataacaaaatatcaCACCCTCCCATTATTCATCATTCCTCAAGTGATAGGAGGAAAAACTCTCCGAAATATGTCCTGCAATCTAGAGGACATAGGTGAGTATAATATTTCATCAGGAGAGATAACATTTTACAGAGATAAAACATGTGGCTTAGCTTAGAATTGAAAAAGTAAACATATTAAGAGAATGAGAAATGCTTTAAACGTTACAACTTacattcattctttcatttattcagtCCTCAATGTCTCATCATCAGCCGGAGCAGAAATGCCGCAGCTCACATTTTAACCAACAGCAAGTGTATAGGGCCCATATCTCTCCAGTCCTTGCCTCCCTTTTTTTGGCTGGTATGTAAATTAAGAATAAATTTccagattatttttaataactttCAGAGCAAAGCACAGTCTGGCCCTCCAGTCATATTGTGGAGATACTAACTCCCTTTGCTTCAAGCGGTAATCTAAAATCTCCGAACTATTACTTGCTAGTCTCTAAATCAAGGCTGGTTACTAAGGGTGACCAGGCTTTTGGCATCAGGACCCCGAGGCTCTGTAACTCCTTGCCTGAGGAGATTAAACTTGCTCACACTTAACCTGGTTTTAAATCAGtgcttaaaacatatttttttgagAAAAACCTTGTGAGGACtgattttaactgtttttaagggatgttgtttcttttgtcttttacattatatttcatgttttgtttttacttgtgtTGTTTCATTCCCACATATTTTGTAAAGTACTTTGTAACCTTTTTCTATATAAGGGGTATGGcaataaagttgtattattatatagttttataaatcattttcttACCTGCAAtcattgcaatttttttttttaacttatacATCTAATgctgtctttaacattgtttaTGAGAGACATAAGGAATTTGTGCTCTGGCATTGCACCTTGAGACAGTCTGGATTCTtgagaaaataacaacaatcttGGGATTTGGTACTATTCAACAAACCTGAATTACACCTGACAAGTGTAGCTTTATTCTACATTTattcctgtgtgttgtgttactttCAGCCGCTTGTTTACTTTATCGGATGACATGTCATTCTCATGTCATTGTTGCATCACTTGGCCTTCCCGTAGGCGAGCTCGCTGCTGTGCATATAGAAATCTTACATTCATGCACCAACAAAAAGACTTGCATAAATAACCTTGCTCACAGAGATTCATCACTAACCTACAAAGACAGTCACCCGATGATGATGACGGTAGTGATGATGATTTGCTACCACTATACCTAGCTGTACAGGAAGGGGTTTATCCTGGTTTGTTACTAGGCAATAACAGTGACACTGGGTTAGAAGctcatgaggaagaggagtggactAACATCTCCCAGGTCCCATTTCATCTCCTTTACTTTGCCTGTGAAGGAAAGATTGTCACAACTGCACTAATTGTGGAAATGAATTAGCTTcaggagaaatgaaagaaatgtacTAACGCTctactttataaaaacaagaaagaagaaataaaaagacgAAACCAACGTCCCGCGCTTTGGCATTGACAATCTGATGATGTCTTTATGGTGACATACATAAACATtacatgtgtctgtgtatagTACAAGTTGCTTTTAGTTAACGCTTGGCCAGAGGGCCTACTTAAAATCTCCTTGTCTCTTTCCTTCATTCTTATGCGGCCAGCGTAATGTTTGCTTTTGCATTTCGGGGGGataagtctctctctctctctctctctctctctctctctctctctctctctctctctctctctctctctctctctctctctctcctccctgctcatGAGTGTGAATGAAACCCGCATCACAGAAAGTTCCAGGAGAAAAGGCGTTTGAGGATCACACGCCTGGTGCATCGTGTTGTGATGAAGTGTTTCAGAGGACTGCAGAGGCGAGCCGCTTAGATGAGCTCACGCATCAAGTGAGGAAAGAATCCAAATTGATGCGCCTCCTGAGAGCTCTTCACGACGGCAGGTTACACAAACAAGCGATACACAGTCTTAGATGTGCCTCTCTGCACAGAGATCGCAAACAATATCACTCTCAAGCGGTGTTTCCAGAACTGTGGCCTCAAAACAACTTAAAATCACGTCAGTCAAACTGTTTGGAAAAGGCCTTGTTTTAAAGTTTATGCTCAATGCTCAGACAATGTACTAGATGCATTTTATATGCTGTATAAAAGAATATGCAAGCATGATGCTTTTCTAAATTCCACAACATGAGAAAACATCTGAAATTATAATTGAAGATGTATTAGTAACCAGGCAATCAATCCAtaaatctatcaatctatcaatctatcaatctatcaatctatcaatctatcaatctatcaatctatctatcaatctattgTAATGGAAATTTACTTAACAGATTCTTAGTTTATGGTTACAGCAGACCTTTTAATCAAGGGTACAGCTAAACATAAACTTTATGGTGCAACCACTTTCTAGCATGTGAGCCAAGTCTATTCATGTCTTGCAGAAGTTGATCCTGATGCCACCTTATCATGTTACCTTCTGCTCTACATTGGTGtaactgtgtttgtcttttgttggaGGAACTCAGCTGAATGACACACCACCCTAACCATACATCACACTATTTCCTCTCCCACACATTTAGGATGCAGCCTCAGTCACACCTTTAAAGGCGATAAGTTCCAGACACAGAACAATATTCATTCACACTCCGTTTCTCCCCCCCTCTGCCTGTTTGGGGTCAGGAGGTAAACCACACAGTGACACTTAAATATGAGCATGGacacttcacatttcatcaCACTTGATTCTCCACCTTGCCCGTGTGATGCTTTCTGCAAAAAGCtttttacaaatacatatacatggagaatctatctatctctctatagTCACTTCAGTCCAGTCTGCTTGCGGTTACCGTCTCTAACCTCAGGGGGGCAGTATGTACATACTGTTCAGCTTTATGAAGCAGCTTGTGTTGCACACTTACTGAAGATTGATCTTTTCAATATATGAGGTTTACAATGAGGCCTGACAGGAGGGGAAATGGCCGAGATTCATCCTGGTGAAGAgcacaacaataataaataccATAAACAGTGTGGATGAATAATAAGTGAGGGGAACAGGTTTGCAAAGCTGCTACAAAACAAGATCTGTCTGGGCGGATGGTGTTGATTTAGTGTTTgtgcaaaaaatgtaaaatctcaATCTCTCATCATCTGTATGAataggaagaaaa
This genomic window from Platichthys flesus chromosome 18, fPlaFle2.1, whole genome shotgun sequence contains:
- the fkbp3 gene encoding peptidyl-prolyl cis-trans isomerase FKBP3; translated protein: MAAEPAREWTDEQLKNDDFPKKDIIKFIQDNAAHSFLNEHKLLGNIKSVSKTAKKEQLIIAYNQLFETKKFIGTDPIKEVTEHIREVTIEDKPKDVKVEVVDEGPKKYFKSVLKKGDKTNFPKKGDTVGCWYTGSLEDGTVFDTNIPAVARKKRQTKPLCFKVGLGRVIRGWDEAVLTMSKGETARVEIEPEWAYGKKGLPDNKVPPNAKLIFEVELVSVD